From one Plasmodium malariae genome assembly, chromosome: 12 genomic stretch:
- the PmUG01_12037100 gene encoding conserved Plasmodium protein, unknown function has protein sequence MGSNSVSELINEYMGCEDTHKESKIKIANNLVKNFCLLKELNLLTTIKNEEKSQVLDITNNKDNNIITYDSNNIIYANKYIMDFLQIKEQNVIKINEEKQRKKKKKSYEEEILNEKDILSIINTLNINELNLSVYEKNIMYCDELDSFKVFNSQLLVKYIDNIATTEKDKRAHLKYYEIFNLLIKNYNNTLSLIKTQQRVINDLIFYAHNILINNKMLREKNKNLIKMNSANIELKNKLYDNNAVQIKLPFTGGEELSSLYQIQIDLYRKHINHLYNENDELRKNMSMFNAGSRASNF, from the coding sequence ATGGGGAGCAATAGTGTAAGTGAactaataaatgaatatatggGATGTGAGGATACACATAaagaaagcaaaataaaaatcgcCAATAATttagttaaaaatttttgtcttttgaaggaattaaatttattaacaactataaaaaatgaagaaaaaagcCAAGTTCTTGACATTACcaataataaagataataatataataacttatgatagcaataatattatttatgctaataaatatattatggatTTCTTACAAATTAAAGAAcaaaatgtaattaaaataaatgaagaaaaacagaggaaaaagaaaaagaagagttatgaagaagaaatattaaatgaaaaagatatattaagtattattaatacattaaatattaatgaattaaatcTATCCgtgtatgaaaaaaatattatgtactgTGATGAACTAGATAGTTTTAAAGTTTTTAACAGCCAATTATTAGTAAAGTATATTGATAATATAGCAACAACAGAAAAGGATAAACGTgctcatttaaaatattatgaaatttttaatttgttaataaaaaattataataacacTCTGAGTTTAATAAAAACACAACAAAGAGTTATAaatgatttaattttttatgcgcataatatattaataaataataaaatgctgagagagaaaaataaaaatttaattaaaatgaattcAGCGAAtattgaattaaaaaataagttatatgataataatgcaGTTCAAATAAAATTGCCTTTTACAGGTGGAGAAGAACTGTCTTCCTTATATCAGATCCAAATTGATTTATATAGAAAACACATCAATCATTtgtataatgaaaatgatgagttaagaaaaaatatgagcATGTTCAATGCAGGGAGTAGGGCCTCAAACTTTTGA
- the PmUG01_12037200 gene encoding conserved Plasmodium protein, unknown function, with amino-acid sequence MDLNDNIYTDLPDDSKDERQNNEIGENETLNGNPKKEDEKDKNVNAEISRDTLNGVNNVANNTTSIQADLDSSNTINGSNNGANSNELKNNSNFPKSNSVEKSLEYLEIHEKENKLDKENESKLMKTEEEKKNENLPNDKNRNFENVSINISSKVPLSEKKSSSFINNGPFYIEVKGLLEVLNAQDFAKNVNMKNSDFRAKDRNALINKRSYSVPSKVASKNIPKDTINRQNSKTGVHLQKNALLSKSTNIQKKPPLLMKSLVTPPKALIQNNLETNENIRKSVDISKGKAVFRNLLKKTLEQEELKIKSKPLIKINFAPSKGSTTTTTTTNNDNNNNNNNNEEEREKHKAKMINIKAEKEPFKFIPKKIPFLIKEKNIKHKAPPKGNIKHTLHYLKKAAEIKNKEENELSMPKNVSIKGINDAEKSVLLTTRKFIEKPKNTQKISSLKMVSTKREKAILDIKKFFKKKPISKLVNNLIPKEKEKKKKIILFKNAKVKKEQLLPKSSIENKISKLNDTTDTAKREIDDKEEVEKENIEIAKEKDKIKATDDKEELYQINNKDGITLDNMMMEYDTEREKSIDDKYEQRLNDLTENETEKEDRKLYESKVTEVETVKKVDDDEDFEIGEIKEVELKGEMKGQKDGEKVSDKEILDIEKREELIDTAKSLEPEKDTKEEEKLDDKQNLEAEREEKLWNNETISEDEKKEEKMDLNDKESVVMVKEENVLHRKEDSQTERVEEEEKEKEKQEEKEAKDEIEEINKMGEKEKQEKGEDNKQNGPENKKESTEILKEMKKTKNDIKKSADQKLNKKILKKGDNVLLKHEPIKSILNSKQDVKLPLNPKKNTKSVLNVKQIVKPELTLKHKATIKGNAVFPKLKSEVIGSANVNANVNSTGNLKEKRNIGKEKSNGLEKSSNINKSALQRKSTLFMKKGIGIKKISSSKNSIKDIDAEKKKGEKKTNGSNNDNKNVNVNMNMKMNVKMNVNMKKNLPDELQNSRSPSKKVSSTSFKSTMTILKKKKTLSKSKSDNTINEKLTNNSKMIVSSKSDNIRNMLLEQDKIIKKKKMETKEVDGANGTNAANGTNEKKGNDLNNKKTRNFKKLKLNRKCNTVDAGKFSSSDESDDENKKLPSEGNEISFFKGIFEMDKKTNNSLKKSKSLKKQKSKSLKKQKSKAGENINKGSDDISNEEDKLIKKIAKLNSSKKIKAAISSQMKMDKEMKKLKSGILHKETSNANKLKGKKNAKKLKGTNDNNGNDNVVVKRESALSEIELGKSKSSKYSKDKWNNNYVTPRMGTDKFINVDDESSESFNSHSSHRSSLRSVALSVSSKKLKKKKNIIKRNMDEGENYNIKAGSNKGTNVGGKVKNINSNSNSISNSNGSSDSNINSNRNSNSNINSNSNSSGLKKKAINMNIRNSNKVNGCVKSGGFQNIGRSDIPLFSPMHYRDPINAGDEERRNRSIGSTGFLNLRESSSFKFNRIKSTNALRNLSLQVKWDPTNDFARTMTTTDEPSLHVNNLYTKNVLRRRPSEIEKQSNWMFVKCCSNNKDCNFYERKEPVVQNFSSLVNENNKYISYNPKSYLQHFSSNTVKLSNMYESTMFTNKTLRRSSQVNDHVMNRQVKGHNNNKSNSSNRPLNSKMSSETYTNKAFFNSGSLKLKRRPSCIATTNYCSCI; translated from the coding sequence ATGGATTTAAACGATAACATATACACGGACTTACCAGATGATTCTAAAGATGAAAGACAGAATAATGAAATAGGAGAAAACGAAACACTTAATGGAAACCCTAAAAAGGAAgatgaaaaagataaaaatgtaaatgcaGAAATAAGTAGAGATACTTTAAACGGTGTTAACAATGTTGCAAACAACACCACCAGTATCCAAGCAGATTTAGACTCTTCGAATACGATAAATGGCAGTAATAATGGTGCTAATTCAAATGAGTTAAAAAACAACTCAAATTTTCCAAAGTCAAACTCTGTCGAAAAATCATTAGAATACTTGGAGATTCATGAAAAGGAGAATAAATTagataaagaaaatgaatCTAAGTTAATGAAAAcggaagaagaaaaaaaaaatgagaatttaccaaatgataaaaacagaaattttgaaaatgtcTCTATAAACATAAGCTCCAAAGTTCCTCTgtctgaaaaaaaaagtagttcatttattaataacGGGCCCTTTTATATTGAAGTCAAAGGGCTTTTAGAAGTTCTTAATGCTCAAGATTTTGCAAAAAATgtgaatatgaaaaattcaGATTTTAGAGCAAAAGATAGAAATGCACTGATTAACAAACGTTCGTATAGTGTTCCAAGTAAAGTAgcttcaaaaaatatacctAAAGATACTATTAATAGACAAAATAGTAAAACTGGGGTTCATCTtcaaaaaaatgcattattaTCTAAGTCaacaaatatacaaaaaaagcCTCCTTTATTAATGAAGTCTCTCGTAACACCACCAAAAGCTTTGATCCAAAATAATCTTgaaacaaatgaaaatatcAGAAAATCAGTTGATATTAGTAAAGGAAAAGCCGTTTTcagaaatttattaaaaaaaactcTAGAAcaagaagaattaaaaataaaatctaaACCGttgattaaaataaattttgcaCCTTCAAAGGGGAGTACTACCACCACTACTACGactaataatgataataacaataataataacaataatgaaGAAGAGAGGGAGAAGCATAAagcaaaaatgataaatataaaagcaGAAAAAGAACCTTTCAAATTTATTCCTAAAAAAATTCCATTCTTAattaaagagaaaaatattaagcaCAAAGCACCTCCCAAAggtaatataaaacatacattacactatttaaaaaaagctgcagaaataaaaaataaagaagaaaacgAATTATCCATGCCAAAAAATGTCAGTATAAAAGGTATTAATGATGCAGAAAAAAGTGTACTATTGACAACACGTAAATTTATAGAGAAACcaaaaaatacacaaaaaattaGCTCTTTAAAAATGGTATCTACTAAAAGGGAAAAAGCAATTTtagacataaaaaaatttttcaaaaaaaaaccCATTTCGAAGTTAGTAAACAATTTAATACctaaggaaaaagaaaaaaaaaaaaaaataatattatttaagaatGCGAAAGTTAAAAAAGAACAGTTACTCCCTAAATCATCgattgaaaataaaatatccaAATTAAATGATACGACAGATACTGCTAAGCGAGAAATAGACGACAAAGAAGAGGtagaaaaggaaaacataGAAATTGCTAaagaaaaggataaaataaaagcaacAGATGACAAGGAAGaattatatcaaataaataataaagatgGAATCACCTTAGATAACATGATGATGGAATATGATACAGAAAGAGAGAAATCAATAGATgataaatatgaacaaaggCTAAATGACTTGACAGAAAATGAAACTGAAAAGGAAGATCGAAAATTGTATGAATCAAAGGTAACAGAAGTAGAGACTGTAAAAAAAGTGGACGATGATGAAGATTTCGAAATAGGAGAGATAAAAGAAGTCGAATTGAAAGGAGAAATGAAAGGACAAAAGGATGGAGAAAAAGTTAGTGATAAGGAAATCCTTGATatagaaaaaagagaagaactGATAGATACTGCAAAAAGTTTGGAACCAGAAAAGGATACTaaggaagaagaaaaattagaTGATAAACAAAATTTGGAAGCagaaagagaagaaaaattgTGGAATAATGAGACGATTTctgaagatgaaaaaaaagaagaaaaaatggatCTAAATGATAAAGAAAGTGTTGTTATGGTGAAGGAGGAAAACGTTTTGCATCGTAAGGAAGACTCTCAGACAGAAAGGGTAGAGGAAGaagagaaagagaaagaaaagCAAGAGGAAAAGGAAGCGAAAGATGAGATAGAAGAGATAAACAAGATGGGAGAGAAggaaaaacaagaaaaaggTGAAGACAATAAACAAAATGGAcctgaaaataaaaaagagtcAACGGAAATTTtgaaagaaatgaaaaaaacaaaaaatgatataaagaAAAGTGCAGACcagaaattaaataaaaagatactAAAAAAAGGGGATAATGTATTGTTAAAACACGAACCTATAAAGTCTATTCTAAACTCAAAGCAGGACGTAAAATTGCCATTGAACcccaaaaaaaatacaaaatctGTATTAAACGTAAAGCAAATAGTAAAACCTGAATTAACTCTGAAGCATAAAGCAACAATAAAGGGTAACGCAGTTTTTCCAAAGTTGAAAAGTGAAGTCATTGGTAGTGCTAATGTCAATGCAAATGTCAATAGCACTggaaatttaaaagaaaaaaggaacataggaaaagaaaaaagtaatgGTTTAGAAAAAAGTAGCAATATTAACAAAAGTGCATTACAAAGAAAGAGCACATTATTCATGAAAAAGGGCATAGGGATAAAGAAGATTTCCTCCAGTAAAAATTCAATAAAAGATATAgatgcagaaaaaaaaaaaggtgaaaaaaagacaaatgGATCAAACAATGATAATAAGAATGTGAatgtaaatatgaatatgaaaatgaatGTGAAAATGAATgtgaatatgaaaaaaaacttaCCCGATGAGTTACAGAATAGTAGAAGTCCATCCAAAAAGGTTTCTTCTACATCTTTTAAGAGTACAATGaccattttaaaaaaaaaaaaaacattgaGTAAATCTAAGAGTGATAATACCATTAACGAAAAATTGACAAATAACAGCAAGATGATCGTGTCCTCAAAATCGGACAACATTCGTAATATGTTGTTAGAACaggataaaattataaaaaaaaaaaagatggaaACAAAGGAAGTAGATGGAGCAAATGGAACAAATGCTGCTAACGGAACAAACGAAAAGAAGGGAAATGATTTGAACAACAAAAAAACgcgaaattttaaaaaactcaAATTAAATAGGAAATGTAACACCGTTGATGCAGGTAAATTCAGTTCGTCTGATGAGAGtgatgatgaaaataaaaagttaccTTCAGAAGGAAAtgaaatatcattttttaaaggaattttcgaaatggataaaaagacaaataattctttaaaaaaatctaaatcattaaaaaaacaaaaatctaaatcattaaaaaaacaaaaatctAAAGCAggggaaaatataaataagggGAGTGACGATATATCAAATGAAGAAGACAagttaataaagaaaattgcAAAGTTAAAtagttcaaaaaaaataaaagctgCTATATCATCACAAATGAAAATGgataaagaaatgaaaaaattgaagtCCGGAATACTACACAAAGAAACCAGTAATGCAAATAAAttgaaagggaaaaaaaatgcaaaaaaactTAAGGGaacaaatgataataatggtaATGATAACGTAGTTGTAAAAAGAGAAAGTGCTTTATCAGAAATAGAGTTGGGAAAAAGTAAATCTTCAAAATACTCAAAAGATAAAtggaataataattatgtaacACCAAGAATGGGAACAGATAAGTTTATTAATGTAGATGATGAAAGCTCGGAATCATTTAATTCGCATTCTTCTCATAGAAGTAGCCTACGTTCTGTTGCACTATCTGTGTCTTccaaaaaactaaaaaaaaagaaaaacataattaaaagGAACATGGATGAAGgagaaaattataacataaaGGCAGGTAGCAATAAAGGTACAAATGTAGGAGGGAAagtaaaaaacattaatagtaatagtaatagtattAGTAACAGTAATGGTAGCAGTGATAGTAACATTAATAGCAACAGAAATAGTAACAGCAACATCaatagcaatagtaatagcagtggtcttaaaaaaaaggcaataaatatgaatattagAAATAGTAACAAGGTGAATGGATGTGTGAAATCAGGCGGGTTTCAAAATATAGGCAGATCAGATATACCATTGTTTTCACCTATGCATTATAGAGATCCTATAAATGCAGGTGATgaagaaagaagaaatagAAGTATAGGAAGTACTGGGTTTTTGAACTTAAGAGAATCATCTTCATTTAAGTTTAATAGAATTAAATCAACGAATGCTTTAAGAAATTTATCTCTTCAAGTAAAATGGGATCCCACTAATGATTTTGCAAGAACAATGACAACAACAGATGAACCAAGCTTGcatgtaaataatttatatacaaaaaatgtattaagaAGAAGACCAAGTGAAATAGAAAAACAATCCAATTGGATGTTTGTTAAATGCTGTTCCAACAATAAAGACTGCAATTTCTATGAAAGAAAAGAACCTGTTGTACAAAACTTTAGCTCTTtagtaaatgaaaataataaatatatatcttacaATCCTAAGTCCTACTTACAACATTTTTCTAGTAATACTGTCAAGCTCTCCAACATGTATGAGTCAACTATGTTTACAAATAAAACGCTGCGTAGGAGCTCACAAGTTAATGACCATGTTATGAATAGGCAAGTAAAGGggcataataataataaaagtaacaGTAGTAATAGGCCTTTAAACAGCAAAATGAGTTCAGAGACATACACTAACAAagcattttttaatagtGGCTCCTTGAAACTAAAAAGGAGGCCCTCCTGCATTGCAACCACCAATTATTGTAGTTGCATTTAA
- the RPR2 gene encoding ribonuclease P protein subunit RPR2, putative, whose protein sequence is MLNSENENEFTITKSHLLKNKDRCDVLKRKLNNLSSIKNCPNNVFKDNSEKTKTGTVKKHEHVEEYNNSECFNEDINSDVQAKNNSSKNKETNEKIQIYDELSVSEPNRRNRKKRKKKGNNNDEAAKPMKQMIRINYLLQASFLMNHFSPNISREYIKTMRRLSNKFLIKYDKKFKKLFCKKCNSVLIPSVTCKVSVNPLNLPKNKTKKNEHVQDFTSTNNNFKSRDEYLVYYKCNHCQHNTKFVYENNSTVPHEKENQVLR, encoded by the coding sequence atgttgaaCTCAGAAAATGAAAACGAGTTTACTATCACTAAAAGCCAtctgttaaaaaataaagatcgTTGTGatgtattaaaaagaaagttAAATAACTTAAGCTCTATTAAAAATTGTCcaaataatgtatttaaagacaattcagaaaaaacaaaaactgGAACAGTAAAAAAGCATGAACATGTTGAGGAATATAACAATTCTGAATGCTTTAATGAAGATATAAATAGTGATGTTcaagcaaaaaataattcatcgaaaaataaggaaacaaatgaaaaaatacaaatatatgatgAATTAAGCGTAAGTGAACCAAATCGAaggaatagaaaaaaaagaaaaaaaaaaggtaataaTAACGATGAAGCAGCAAAACCAATGAAACAAATGAttagaataaattatttattgcaagcatcatttttaatgaatcaCTTTAGCCCCAATATATCTAgggaatatataaaaactatGAGAAGACTTTCTAACaagtttttaataaaatatgataaaaaattcaaaaagtTGTTTTGCAAAAAGTGCAATTCAGTTCTAATCCCAAGTGTAACTTGCAAAGTTTCTGTTAACCCACTGAACTTACCGAAAAacaaaactaaaaaaaatgaacatgtGCAAGATTTTACAAgcacaaataataattttaagtcAAGAGATGAATATCTGGTTTATTACAAGTGCAACCACTGTCAGCATAACACAAAATTTGTTTATGAAAATAACTCAACTGTTCCtcatgaaaaagaaaaccAAGTCCTTCGATAA